The genomic window GCCCGCGCGCGCGCGCGCGACCTCTTGGATCCGCTGCGCGACCTCGCCCTGGGTGAGCGTGACCGCGGCGACGTCGAACAGCCGCAGATGACCGGTGACGTAACGAAGGAGGTCCGGAGAGACCGCCGTGTCGCTCGGCTGCAGAAACTTGAATTCCTTGAGCCCCGCGCGGTCGGCGATCGGCTGCGCGAACGTGGACACGAAACGATCCGCCGGCGGCGCCGCGTCCAACAGGATGGCGACAGCGGCGCGGTCGTAGCCGCGGCGCTGGGTCACCTGGAGGGCGAGATAAAACGGCGTCGCGACGATCGTGGTGCCCTCTTGGACCTGGTCGATGGGCGCGCGAAAATCGCCGGACCACGCGAACGCGGTGTCGCCCCGATAGAGAATGACGCCGCCGTCGTCGAGACCGCGGGCGATCCGGCGCATTTGGTCGAACGCGACGTCACGCTCCGCCGACACGGCGAGCGCCTCGCTCGCGCGGCGGCCGGCGTCGCGCGTCGCGTCGTCGAGCGCGTGCTGGAGCGCGGTCAGCCCGCGAGACGATTCGTCGCTGCGCGCGGCGTCCCAATCGTGCGCGATCGTCCACAGCTCGCGCTGCGCCGCGATCGAGATGAGCACGACGGCAATGAGCGCCCAGAACGCGGCGAGCGCCCATCGCCGAGCCGGGCCACGAATCCGCATCGACGTCACGACGGTCACGGCGGTGGCGACGATCAACGGGACGAGGTACTCTACGCTTGGCGCGTGGAGCCACTGGCTCGCGGTAAGCAGCGAGAGTCCGGCGGCCGCCGCCCACCACGCCCAAGGCGCGGGCCACCGGGATGGAAACAAGCGTGGGGTGGCCGGGGTGGATTGAGGGGACGCACGCTCAGCCATCGCCACCGTCTCGACTACTTGCCTGGATTACCGACGAGAGTTCCTGGACGACATGAGTCAGATGCCCGCCGCGGACGGCGTCAACTCGCCGCGCCGTCTCAAGTTGATGCGCCCCGCCGAAGTCGCCGAGTCGATCGAGCGCGACCCGCGCCTGATCGTGCCCGTGGGCACCTGCGAACAGCACGGGCAGCACATGCCGCTCGGCGCCGATTCGCTCATCGTCGAGCGGTTGGCCTACGACCTGTCGGTGGAATCCGGCGTACTCGTCGCGCCGACGATCGAGTACGGCGTGAATGTCGAGACCGAGCGCGGTTACCCCGGCAACGCGTCGCTCCGGAAGAAGACGCTTCACCGAGTTCTCAACGACCTCATCGACACCTGGGAATCGACCGGCATTCGCGAGTTCATTCTGCTCACGTCGCACGAGCACGATCCGCATCTGGAAGCGCTCTCGACGGTCATCACGTCGGGCGCGCGCGTGCGGGTCGTCGACGTCTTGAGCGTGGATTTCAGTGACCTGCTCGAGGGGCAAACCGAACCGATGCACGGCGACGAAGTCGACACCTCGCTGTTGTTGTACATCGCGCCCGAGCTCGTCGCCACGGACCGCGCGCAGGATTATATGATGTCCAACGACGAGGTGCGACGTTACAGGCGCGGTTGGCTGCGCGTCCCGCGAGCGAGTCCGGGATCGATCGGCCGCCCCTCGCTGGCCTCGGCGGAGAAGGGCCGAGCGATCTATCAACGGATCTA from Gemmatimonadaceae bacterium includes these protein-coding regions:
- a CDS encoding creatininase family protein, which encodes MSQMPAADGVNSPRRLKLMRPAEVAESIERDPRLIVPVGTCEQHGQHMPLGADSLIVERLAYDLSVESGVLVAPTIEYGVNVETERGYPGNASLRKKTLHRVLNDLIDTWESTGIREFILLTSHEHDPHLEALSTVITSGARVRVVDVLSVDFSDLLEGQTEPMHGDEVDTSLLLYIAPELVATDRAQDYMMSNDEVRRYRRGWLRVPRASPGSIGRPSLASAEKGRAIYQRIYTRIRDRIFVAPRVEA